In Silene latifolia isolate original U9 population chromosome X, ASM4854445v1, whole genome shotgun sequence, the following proteins share a genomic window:
- the LOC141620634 gene encoding uncharacterized protein LOC141620634, whose translation MVLSKITSKIGKPLYADNATTSKEKLFFARVMVEVDVSQDLPECVVLNVPYLGQISQKIIYEWLPYYCKWCGKLGHTSRTCKKNRGSEVSNKASQQVQTHPVVVPVMASSSHISPTTEPGGTLGSACGKDVTEKRQVDSGCIKQGQRSFITVLSSSKQKPKMHSERPVEIFVPPSKDSSSQTVISNSFQVLANDISLHEDVLILAPDQSELGGTSDQMLNVVLDFLRTKNLDILAILETRVKAVNASKIAKKFSTWKLICNYEKHYNGRIWFLYNPITISISHVMVEAQMISCVAHHHASNQDLQVSLVYGFNAAKDRERLWSALRATRTTLPWIVRGGFNIVRSPEEKLSPNPSVLQDMLDFNSCLFSCCLDDLNNTGINLTWTNKQDLQSRVWSKLDRALVNLAWLSQFPSSHAVFKEAGLSDHSPVIVYVSDYTKIHKRFNFINSWISHPAYEETVNKAWYTHKQGSPIFCLFDKLRNVKHALTQLHKNGFTSISAKMKDAKDALKAFRANLSLDPFSAHLITEEKVLLSTYSNLKEAQMQILRQRAKIKHIQDADSCSKYFFAKIAERKHQQIIGAIKDSQGTKTIVLPLSVAMLSSDVMSPADKALLIKDITDQEIKEAVFGIDSNSSLGIDGFSSGFFKSLWHIIGKDYL comes from the exons ATGGTCCTTAGTAAGATAACAAGTAAGATTGGTAAGCCTCTATATGCTGATAATGCTACAACATCTAAAGAAAAACTCTTTTTTGCTCGTGTAATGGTTGAGGTTGATGTCTCTCAGGACCTGCCTGAGTGTGTTGTCTTGAACGTTCCATATCTTGGCCAAATTTCTCAGAAAATTATATATGAATGGCTTCCCTACTACTGTAAGTGGTGTGGTAAATTGGGACACACTAGCAGGACTTGTAAGAAAAATCGAGGATCTGAGGTTTCCAATAAGGCCTCTCAGCAGGTTCAAACTCATCCAGTAGTTGTTCCTGTCATGGCTAGCTCTTCCCA TATTTCTCCTACCACAGAACCAGGTGGTACCTTAGGTTCAGCTTGTGGGAAAGATGTCACAGAGAAGAGGCAGGTTGACTCAGGCTGCATTAAACAAGGTCAAAGATCCTTTATTACTGTTTTATCTTCTTCCAAGCAGAAGCCTAAAATGCACTCAGAACGTCCTGTGGAAATTTTTGTCCCTCCTTCTAAGGATAGCTCTTCTCAAACTGTTATTTCTAATTCTTTTCAAGTTTTAGCTAATGATATTTCCCTTCATGAAGATGTTCTAATATTGGCCCCTGATCAGTCTGAACTAGGTGGTACCTCAGATCAGATGCTGAATGTG GTTCTTGATTTTTTGAGGACCAAAAATCTTGACATTCTAGCTATTCTTGAAACTAGGGTGAAGGCTGTTAATGCTTCAAAAATTGCAAAAAAATTCTCAACTTGGAAATTGATTTGCAATTATGAAAAGCACTATAATGGTAGAATCTGGTTTTTATATAATCCCATCACTATTTCTATTTCCCATGTCATGGTTGAAGCCCAAATGATTAGTTGTGTGGCCCATCATCATGCATCCAATCAGGATCTTCAAGTGAGCTTGGTTTATGGGTTTAATGCTGCTAAAGATAGAGAGCGCCTCTGGTCTGCTTTAAGAGCCACTAGAACTACTCTTCCCTGGATTGTTCGTGGTGGATTTAACATTGTGAGAAGCCCTGAGGAAAAATTAAGTCCTAATCCCTCTGTGCTTCAGGACATGTTGgattttaattcttgtttatttTCCTGCTGCTTGGATGATCTTAATAACACTGGCATTAATTTAACATGGACTAATAAGCAAGATCTCCAATCTAGAGTGTGGTCAAAGCTTGATAGAGCTTTAGTTAATCTTGCATGGCTATCTCAATTTCCTTCTTCCCATGCTGTCTTCAAAGAAGCAGGGCTATCTGATCACTCTCCAGTGATTGTTTATGTCTCTGATTATACAAAAATTCACAAGAGGTTTAATTTTATCAATAGCTGGATTTCTCATCCTGCTTATGAGGAAACTGTAAATAAAGCTTGGTATACTCATAAGCAAGGCAGCCCCATTTTTTGCTTGTTTGATAAACTGAGGAATGTCAAACATGCCCTCACACAACTGCATAAGAATGGATTCACTAGTATTTCTGCTAAAATGAAGGATGCAAAGGATGCTCTCAAAGCCTTTCGAGCTAATCTCTCACTGGATCCTTTTTCTGCTCATTTAATCACTGAGGAGAAGGTCTTATTATCTACCTATAGCAATCTTAAGGAAGCTCAGATGCAAATTTTGAGGCAAAGGGCTAAGATTAAACATATCCAAGATGCTGATAGTTGCTCCAAATATTTCTTTGCAAAAATAGCTGAAAGAAAGCATCAACAGATCATTGGTGCTATCAAAGATTCTCAAG GCACTAAAACCATTGTTTTACCTCTGAGTGTGGCAATGCTTAGCTCTGATGTTATGTCTCCTGCTGACAAGGCCCTCTTAATCAAGGATATAACTGATCAAGAAATAAAGGAAGCAGTGTTTGGTATTGATTCCAACAGCAGTCTAGGCATTGATGGATTTTCATCTGGGTTTTTTAAATCCTTATGGCATATCATAGGCAAAGACTACTTGTAG